The window TCGCGCCTGTGCGAATGTCGAACTCGTTCGCCTGGAGGGGCGACTCGCTTGTTGGAAGGGGCGACTCGCGGGTTGGTCAGGCGGAGCCGGGGTCGGAGGTTTGGGGGCCCGCGGCGGTGACGTCGTCGATGCGGTGCTTGCGTGCCGCCTCGACGACCTTCGACTGGTCGACCTCGCCGCGCCTGGCCAGCGCGCCCAGGACGGCGACGGTGATCGACTCGGCGTCGACGAGGAAGTGCCTGCGGGCGGCCGGGCGGGTGTCGGAGAAGCCGAACCCGTCGGTGCCCAGGGTGGTCATGTCGGTCGGCACCCACGGGCGGATCAGGTCCGGCACCGCGCTCATCCAGTCCGACACCGCGACCACGGGCCCGGGGCTGTCCTTGAGCACCGACGTCACGTACGGCACCCGCGGCTCGGCCTCGGGGTGCAGCATGTTGTGCCGCTCGATGTCGACCGCCTCGCGCCGCAGCTCCGACCAGGACGTGGCCGACCAGACGTCGACCTGGACGCCCCACTCCTCGGCCAGCATCTGCTGGGCCTTGACCGCCCACGGCATCGCCACACCGGAGGCGAGGACCTGCGCTCGCGGGCCGGAGCCCTCGGGCGCGTCCAGGTACCGGTAGAGACCCCGCAGCAGGCCCTCGACGTCGAGGTTCTCCGGCTCCGCCGGCTGCTGGTACGGGTCGTTGTAGACGGTCAGGTAGTAGAAGATGTCCTCCGCCTGCTCGCCGTACATCCGCCGCAGGCCGTCCTTGACGATGTGCGCGATCTCGTAGGACCAGCCCGCGTCGTAGGACACCGCCGCCGGGTTGGTCGCCGCCAGCAGCAGCGAGTGCCCGTCGTTGTGCTGCAGGCCCTCACCGGTCAGCGTCGTGCGGCCCGCCGTGGCGCCCAGGACGAAGCCGCGCGCCATCTGGTCGGCCGCGGCCCACAGGCCGTCGCCGGTGCGCTGGAAGCCGAACATCGAGTAGAAGATGTAGATCGGGATCATCGGCTCGCCGTGCGTGGCGTACGACGTGCCGACAGCGGTGAACGACGCGGTCGAGCCCGCCTCGTTGATGCCCTCGTGCAGGATCTGGCCCGACTCGCTTTCCTTGTAGGACAGCATGAGCGAGGCGTCCACCGAGGTGTAGAGCTGGCCCTGGTGGTTGTAGATCTTCTGGGTCGGGAACATCGAGTCCATGCCGAACGTGCGGGCCTCGTCCGGGATGATCGGCACGATCCGCGCGCCGATCTCCTTGTCCTTGGCCAGGTCGCGCACGAGCCGGACGAACGCCTGCGTGGTGGCGACGTCCTGCTTGCCGGAGCCGCGCCGGATCACGTCGTAGACCTGGTCGCCGGGCAGCACCAGCGCCTTGGCCTTCGAGCGGCGCTCGGGCAGGTAGCCGCCGAGCTGGCGGCGGCGCTCCTGCAGGTACTGGATCTCGGGCGAGTCCTGGCCGGGGTGGTAGTACGGCGGCAGGTACGGGTCCTTCTCCAGCTCCGCGTCCTCGATCGGGATGCGCAGCGTGTCCCGGAACTGCTTGAGGTCGTCCAGGGTCATCTTCTTCATCTGGTGCGTCGCGTTGCGCGCCTCGAAGTGCGGACCGAGGTTGTAGCCCTTGATCGTCTTGGCCAGGATCACCGTCGGCTGGCCGTGGTGCTCGGTGGCCGCCTGGTAGGCCGCGAAGACCTTGCGGTAGTCGTGGCCGCCGCGCTTGAGGTTCCAGATGTCCTGGTCCGACATCGGGTCGACCAGCGCCTTGGTGCGCGGGTCGCGGCCGAAGAAGTGCTCGCGGACGAACGCGCCGTCATTGGCCTTGTACGTCTGGTAGTCGCCGTCGGGGGTCTGGTTCATCAGGTTGACCAGGGCGCCGTCGCGGTCGGCGTGCAGCAGCGAGTCCCACTCGCGGCCCCAGATGACCTTGATGACGTTCCAGCCCGCGCCGCGGAAGTAGGACTCGAGCTCCTGGATGATCTTGCCGTTGCCGCGGACCGGACCGTCAAGCCGCTGCAGGTTGCAGTTGATCACGAAGGTCAGGTTGTCCAGGCCCTCGTTGGCCGCGACGTGGATCAGGCCGCGCGACTCGGGCTCGTCCATCTCGCCGTCGCCGAGGAACGCCCACACGCGCTGGTCGGAGGTGTCCTTGATGCCGCGGGCGTGCAGGTAGCGGTTGAAGCGGGCCTGATAGATGGCGTTCATCGGGCCGAGGCCCATGGAGACGGTCGGAAACTCCCAGAAGTCGGGCATCAGCCGCGGGTGCGGGTAGGACGGCAGGCCGCCGCCGGGGCCCGCGTGCGAGAGCTCCTGGCGGAACCCGTCGAGCTGCGCGGTGGAGAGCCTGCCCTCGAGGAACGCGCGGGCGTAGATGCCGGGGGAGGCGTGGCCCTGGACGTAGATGTGGTCGCCGCCGCCGGGGTGGTCCTTGCCCCGGAAGAACCAGTTGAAGCCGACCTCATAGAGGGCCGCTGAGGAGGCGTACGTCGAGATGTGACCACCGACACCCACGCCGGGCCGCTGCGCGCGGTGCACGGTCATCGCCGCGTTCCACCGGACCCACGCCCGGTAGCGGCGCTCGACCTCCTCGTCGCCGGGGAACCACGGCTCGCGGTCGGTCGGGATGGTGTTGACATAGTCGGTGCTCGTCAGCGACGGGACGCCGACGTGGCTCTCACGGGCGCGCTCGAGCAGCCGCAGCATCAGGTACCGAGCACGCTGCTGCCCGCCGCCCTTGAGCGCGGCGTCGAACGACTCCAGCCATTCCGACGTCTCCTCCGGATCGATGTCCGGCAGATGCGCCGCGAGCCCGTCGCGGATCACGCGCACGCGCTCGGGAGTGCCTGGGTTGCTGTTCTGGGTGGGCAACTCGAGCTCCAGCCTGCTTCGAAGGTGTATATAAATCGCGCGCGCGTTAACGCGCGCGAGGGGACACTCTGCCATGTTCGTCTGAATCGACGCCGCCGTCATCGTTACTGGTCAGTACGGGTGCCAGGACACGCTCCGGAGCAGCCGCGAAGGCCTGTTTGCGGCGTGTCGGAGACTCCACGGTTGCGCAGGTGGCCACACTCAGTGTTCGCTATCGCCTAACCGAAGAGGCGTTACGCGGTCGGACAGGCCAAGATGGGCTCTGATGACCGTGCGAAATCAACTGGAGGAGTGACA is drawn from Actinokineospora alba and contains these coding sequences:
- the aceE gene encoding pyruvate dehydrogenase (acetyl-transferring), homodimeric type, producing MPTQNSNPGTPERVRVIRDGLAAHLPDIDPEETSEWLESFDAALKGGGQQRARYLMLRLLERARESHVGVPSLTSTDYVNTIPTDREPWFPGDEEVERRYRAWVRWNAAMTVHRAQRPGVGVGGHISTYASSAALYEVGFNWFFRGKDHPGGGDHIYVQGHASPGIYARAFLEGRLSTAQLDGFRQELSHAGPGGGLPSYPHPRLMPDFWEFPTVSMGLGPMNAIYQARFNRYLHARGIKDTSDQRVWAFLGDGEMDEPESRGLIHVAANEGLDNLTFVINCNLQRLDGPVRGNGKIIQELESYFRGAGWNVIKVIWGREWDSLLHADRDGALVNLMNQTPDGDYQTYKANDGAFVREHFFGRDPRTKALVDPMSDQDIWNLKRGGHDYRKVFAAYQAATEHHGQPTVILAKTIKGYNLGPHFEARNATHQMKKMTLDDLKQFRDTLRIPIEDAELEKDPYLPPYYHPGQDSPEIQYLQERRRQLGGYLPERRSKAKALVLPGDQVYDVIRRGSGKQDVATTQAFVRLVRDLAKDKEIGARIVPIIPDEARTFGMDSMFPTQKIYNHQGQLYTSVDASLMLSYKESESGQILHEGINEAGSTASFTAVGTSYATHGEPMIPIYIFYSMFGFQRTGDGLWAAADQMARGFVLGATAGRTTLTGEGLQHNDGHSLLLAATNPAAVSYDAGWSYEIAHIVKDGLRRMYGEQAEDIFYYLTVYNDPYQQPAEPENLDVEGLLRGLYRYLDAPEGSGPRAQVLASGVAMPWAVKAQQMLAEEWGVQVDVWSATSWSELRREAVDIERHNMLHPEAEPRVPYVTSVLKDSPGPVVAVSDWMSAVPDLIRPWVPTDMTTLGTDGFGFSDTRPAARRHFLVDAESITVAVLGALARRGEVDQSKVVEAARKHRIDDVTAAGPQTSDPGSA